A genome region from Marinobacter panjinensis includes the following:
- a CDS encoding ParB/RepB/Spo0J family partition protein: MAAKKRGLGERGLGALLQGSKVNLDQELKDHDGELRDVPIDLIQRGRFQPRRDMDPAALQELADSIRQQGVMQPVVVRPIAEGRFELIAGERRWRATQMAELDSIPAIIRDVPDDAAIAMALIENIQRENLNPIEEAFALQRLQDEFGLTQAQVAEAVGKSRTTITNLLRLISLSEDVRVMLEHGDLEMGHGRAMLTLQPEQQMQVAKQVVAKSLSVRQTEALVRRVQQEIPGRKKAKGEVDPNIRALQDDLAERLGARVSIDHGQRGKGKLVIEYTSLDELDGILGHIK; this comes from the coding sequence ATGGCGGCGAAGAAACGAGGACTGGGTGAGCGCGGACTAGGCGCCCTGTTGCAGGGCTCCAAGGTCAATCTGGACCAGGAGCTGAAGGACCACGACGGCGAGCTGCGGGACGTCCCGATTGACCTGATCCAGCGTGGCCGGTTTCAGCCCCGCCGGGATATGGACCCGGCGGCCCTGCAGGAACTGGCGGATTCCATTCGTCAACAGGGCGTGATGCAACCGGTCGTCGTGCGCCCGATCGCCGAAGGCCGGTTCGAGCTGATCGCCGGCGAACGCCGCTGGCGCGCTACCCAGATGGCCGAACTCGACAGCATCCCCGCCATCATTCGTGACGTACCGGATGATGCCGCCATCGCCATGGCGCTGATCGAGAACATCCAGCGCGAGAATCTCAATCCCATCGAAGAAGCTTTTGCACTGCAGCGCCTGCAGGACGAATTCGGGCTGACCCAGGCCCAGGTGGCGGAGGCGGTTGGCAAGTCCAGAACCACCATCACCAACCTGCTGCGGCTGATCAGCTTGTCCGAAGATGTGCGGGTAATGCTGGAACACGGCGACCTGGAAATGGGCCATGGCCGCGCCATGCTGACACTGCAGCCGGAACAGCAGATGCAGGTGGCGAAACAGGTGGTGGCCAAATCCCTGTCTGTTCGCCAGACCGAAGCCCTGGTTCGCCGGGTGCAGCAGGAAATCCCGGGCCGTAAAAAGGCCAAGGGAGAGGTGGACCCCAATATCCGTGCACTGCAGGATGACCTTGCTGAACGCCTGGGGGCACGGGTGTCTATCGACCATGGTCAGCGTGGAAAAGGCAAGCTGGTGATTGAATATACCTCACTGGACGAGCTGGATGGTATCCTGGGCCACATCAAGTAG
- a CDS encoding ParA family protein, whose translation MARVIAVTNQKGGVGKTTTCVNLAASLAATKRRVLLVDMDPQGNATMGSGVDKNALERSGYDMLTKRATAAEVIFRAEASGFDILPANGDLTAAEVELMNEIGREHRLRLALNKVRENYDYILIDCPPSLSLLTVNALSAADTVLIPMQCEYYALEGLAALMNTVEQIQETVNPDLQVEGILRTMYDPRNSLTLDVSGQLSEFFGDKVYKAVIPRNVRLAEAPSYGLPALKYDRTSKGAIAYLALAGEMVRRHGSQKTSAAVAV comes from the coding sequence ATGGCGCGTGTGATTGCAGTGACCAATCAGAAAGGCGGTGTTGGGAAAACCACCACCTGCGTCAACCTGGCTGCCTCCCTGGCCGCAACCAAGCGCCGCGTGTTGCTGGTGGATATGGATCCCCAGGGCAATGCCACCATGGGCAGCGGTGTGGACAAGAATGCCCTGGAGCGCTCCGGTTATGACATGCTCACCAAGCGGGCCACCGCCGCCGAGGTGATTTTCCGGGCGGAAGCCTCTGGTTTTGATATCCTCCCCGCCAACGGTGATCTCACTGCCGCAGAGGTGGAGCTGATGAACGAAATCGGCCGCGAACACCGTCTGCGTCTGGCTCTGAACAAGGTGCGGGAGAATTACGATTACATCCTTATTGATTGCCCGCCTTCCCTCAGCCTGCTGACCGTTAACGCGCTCTCGGCGGCAGACACCGTGCTGATCCCCATGCAGTGTGAGTACTATGCTCTGGAAGGCCTGGCGGCGTTGATGAACACGGTTGAACAGATTCAGGAAACCGTTAATCCGGACCTGCAGGTGGAAGGCATATTGCGGACCATGTATGACCCGCGTAACAGCCTGACTCTGGACGTCTCCGGCCAGCTCAGCGAGTTTTTCGGCGACAAGGTCTACAAGGCCGTGATTCCCCGCAACGTACGGCTGGCAGAAGCACCCAGTTACGGCCTGCCGGCGCTGAAATACGACCGCACCTCCAAGGGCGCGATAGCTTATCTCGCCCTTGCCGGGGAAATGGTTCGCAGGCATGGTTCACAAAAGACATCCGCGGCCGTTGCCGTGTAA
- the rsmG gene encoding 16S rRNA (guanine(527)-N(7))-methyltransferase RsmG → MIDALWQRQLAQGLADLELELDDACQQQLLAFLALLNKWNRAYNLTAVREPREMVSRQLLDSLSILPFVTADHLLDVGAGGGLPGIPLAIALPQKRFTLLDSNSKKTRFLTQCVLELGLKNVDIIHGRAESCDPAIQYRQISSRAFTALDNLVDWCGHLLADEGEFLAMKGQFPDDEVAALPSGWQVKSRHSLSVPGSDGDRHLLVIGRDSGHKNFKTGG, encoded by the coding sequence ATGATCGATGCACTCTGGCAACGCCAGCTTGCCCAGGGCCTGGCAGATCTTGAACTGGAGCTTGATGACGCCTGCCAGCAACAGCTGCTGGCGTTTCTGGCTTTGCTGAACAAGTGGAACCGCGCTTACAACCTGACCGCGGTGCGGGAGCCGCGGGAGATGGTGTCGCGCCAGTTGCTGGACAGCCTGAGCATCCTGCCTTTCGTCACCGCCGATCACCTGCTGGATGTGGGCGCCGGTGGCGGGCTGCCGGGCATTCCCCTGGCCATTGCCTTGCCCCAAAAGCGCTTTACCCTGCTGGACAGTAACAGCAAGAAAACCCGGTTCCTGACCCAGTGCGTTCTGGAACTGGGCCTGAAGAACGTGGATATTATTCATGGTCGGGCAGAAAGCTGTGATCCCGCCATTCAGTACCGGCAGATCAGCAGCCGGGCGTTCACGGCACTGGACAACCTGGTCGACTGGTGCGGTCATTTGCTGGCGGATGAGGGCGAGTTCCTTGCCATGAAAGGCCAGTTTCCGGATGATGAGGTGGCTGCACTGCCATCGGGTTGGCAGGTAAAGTCCCGGCACTCGTTATCGGTACCCGGCTCGGACGGAGACCGGCACCTGCTGGTGATCGGGCGGGATTCCGGCCACAAGAATTTCAAGACAGGAGGCTAG
- the mnmG gene encoding tRNA uridine-5-carboxymethylaminomethyl(34) synthesis enzyme MnmG, which produces MDYPTRFDVIVIGGGHAGTEAALAAARMGSRTLLLTHNIETLGQMSCNPAIGGIGKSHLVKEIDALGGAMAMATDKAGIQFRVLNSRKGPAVRATRAQADRVLYKAAIREILENQPNLTLFQQAADDLIVEGERITGVVTQSGIRFRAPTVVLTTGTFLGGVIHIGMQQHSGGRAGDAPANALAQRLRELPFNVGRLKTGTPPRIDARSVDFSVMQEQWGDDPAPVMSFLGSREQHPEQVCCYVTRTTEQTHDIIRSGFDRSPMFAGNIEGIGPRYCPSIEDKVNRFADKDSHQIFVEPEGLTTNELYPNGISTSLPFDIQLAAVRTIPGFENAHITRPGYAIEYDFLNPQDLRHTLETKFIQGLYFAGQINGTTGYEEAGAQGLLAGINAALRAQERDEWYPRRDEAYLGVLVDDLITMGTSEPYRMFTSRAEYRLILREDNADLRLTETGHKLGLVDEHRWQAFNTKRDAIAAERNRLETTRIHPGTPGGDAANNHLRQPMNRDQTLAELLRRPEINYSHIARMADGIADDPVVADQVEIEIKYEGYISRQTDEIERLRRNENTRLPDDIDFDAIGGLSNEIRQKLKEVRPETVAQASRIQGVTPAAISQVLVHLKKRDLLRKQSA; this is translated from the coding sequence GTGGATTATCCGACCCGATTCGATGTAATTGTCATTGGTGGTGGCCATGCCGGCACTGAAGCCGCGCTGGCGGCTGCACGCATGGGTTCCCGAACCCTGCTGCTGACCCATAACATTGAAACCCTGGGCCAGATGTCCTGTAACCCGGCGATTGGTGGTATTGGCAAAAGCCACCTGGTGAAAGAAATCGATGCGCTTGGTGGCGCCATGGCGATGGCCACCGACAAGGCCGGTATCCAGTTCCGCGTGCTCAATTCCCGCAAGGGCCCGGCGGTTCGAGCTACCCGTGCCCAGGCGGACCGGGTGCTGTACAAGGCGGCCATTCGAGAAATCCTGGAGAACCAGCCCAACCTGACCCTGTTCCAGCAGGCTGCCGATGACCTGATTGTTGAGGGTGAACGCATCACCGGCGTGGTGACCCAGTCCGGTATCCGTTTCCGTGCGCCGACCGTGGTGCTGACCACCGGTACCTTCCTCGGTGGCGTTATCCACATCGGTATGCAGCAACACTCCGGTGGTCGCGCCGGCGATGCGCCTGCCAACGCCCTCGCCCAGCGCCTGCGTGAGCTGCCATTCAATGTCGGGCGCCTGAAAACCGGTACCCCGCCCCGTATCGACGCCCGCAGTGTGGATTTTTCCGTGATGCAGGAGCAATGGGGCGATGACCCGGCACCGGTGATGTCATTCCTGGGTTCCCGCGAGCAGCACCCCGAGCAGGTGTGCTGCTATGTCACCCGAACCACCGAGCAGACTCACGACATCATCCGCAGCGGCTTTGACCGCTCGCCCATGTTTGCCGGCAACATCGAAGGCATCGGGCCCCGTTACTGCCCGTCCATCGAAGACAAGGTCAACCGCTTTGCCGACAAGGACTCGCACCAGATATTCGTGGAGCCGGAAGGGCTGACCACCAACGAGCTGTACCCCAACGGTATCTCCACCAGCCTGCCGTTTGATATCCAGCTGGCGGCCGTGCGTACCATTCCCGGTTTCGAGAATGCCCACATTACCCGGCCCGGTTATGCCATTGAGTACGATTTCCTGAACCCGCAGGACCTGCGCCATACCCTGGAAACCAAGTTCATACAGGGGCTGTACTTTGCCGGCCAGATCAACGGCACCACCGGCTACGAAGAAGCCGGTGCCCAGGGCCTGCTGGCGGGTATCAACGCGGCACTGCGTGCCCAGGAGCGGGACGAATGGTATCCCCGTCGTGACGAGGCCTATCTGGGTGTACTGGTCGATGACCTGATCACCATGGGTACCTCCGAGCCCTACCGCATGTTTACCAGCCGTGCTGAATACCGGCTGATCCTGCGGGAAGACAACGCCGATCTGCGTCTGACCGAAACCGGCCACAAGCTGGGGCTGGTGGATGAGCATCGCTGGCAGGCTTTCAATACCAAACGCGACGCCATTGCCGCCGAACGCAATCGCCTGGAAACCACGCGAATCCATCCGGGTACCCCGGGTGGCGATGCAGCCAACAACCATCTGCGCCAGCCCATGAACCGGGACCAGACCCTGGCGGAACTGCTGCGTCGCCCGGAAATCAACTACAGCCATATTGCCCGGATGGCAGATGGCATTGCCGACGATCCCGTTGTTGCGGACCAGGTGGAAATCGAGATCAAGTACGAGGGTTACATCTCCCGTCAGACCGATGAAATCGAGCGCCTGCGCAGGAATGAAAACACCCGCCTGCCGGACGACATCGATTTTGACGCTATCGGCGGCCTGTCCAATGAGATAAGACAGAAGCTCAAGGAAGTCCGGCCGGAAACCGTGGCGCAGGCTTCACGCATCCAGGGTGTGACCCCGGCGGCGATTTCCCAGGTTCTGGTTCATCTCAAGAAGCGTGATCTTCTGCGCAAGCAATCCGCCTGA